GCGCGGTGGCGCAAGGAGGAGGGTGAGATGCCAACAGGGAGGTGAGTGACACCGTCCCAATGGCATCAAGTATCCCCATAGCATCACATGTCCCTGTGGTGTCCTCCATCCTCAACACATCCTGCATCCCTATTGCATCCCCATCACAacccacatccctgcagcacccacaccCTCACAACACTTCCAGGTGGGAAGTGCTTCCTGACAACACCCTGCGGATCGTGTGGCTGCGCCCGGAGGATGAGGGCACCTACACCTGCGTGGCTGACAACAGCGTGGGGCACTCCGAGGCCTCGGGCACCCTCATGGTGCATGGTAAGGGGGGTCCCCCAgagagcacccatgggtgctgactGAGCAGTGCCCAAGCCCTTGTGTGTCCTCACACCCACAGTGCCCCCCCAGCTTGTCACCGGGCCCCGTGACCAGATCGTCCCCATTGGCCACAGCGTCACCTTCCAGTGCCAGAGCAGGGGTAACCCACCGCCCGCGGTGTTCTGGCAGAAGGAGGGCAGCCAGGTctgaccccatccctggccCCAGGGTGCAATGGGGATGTGTGGTGAGATGGAGATCCCAGCTCAGCACCTCCATCCCCAGACCCTGCTGTTCCCTGGCCAGTCCCCACATCCCAGCGGCCGCTTTGCAGTGAGTCCTGGTGGTTCCATGACCATCTTGGACGTGCAACGTTCTGACTCTGGGCATTACCTGTGCCAGGCCATCAGTGTGGCTGGCAGCATCCTGGCCAAGGCACGCTTGGATGTGGAAGAAGGTGAGTCCCACCACAGCAGAGAACGGGGACATCCAGCATCCACCACCACACCACCCAGCACTGTGCCATTCCCGGTATTCCTGGCCTTTCCCCCGCAGCACCAGTGATCCAATGGGGTCCCACAAACCAcacagtgctgccagcagggGCCACGGTGCGGTTACCATGCCCAGTGTGGGGTGGTGGCGACCCTGTGGCCAATGTGGGGTGGCTGAAGGATGGGAATGTCCtggtgggtgctgagccccgTGCCAGCCTGCAGGAGAACGGCTCCCTGCGGATCACAGGCCTCCGGGTGAGCCAGTGCAGTAGCCacagggtgggatggggcaAAGGGTGCTCAGGGAGATGGGTACAGGGGGCAGTGGGTGTGCAGGGTGGTGGGTGCTCAGGGGTAGGCGCAAGGCGTTGTGGTTGTAAGGGACAATGGGTGCTCAGGGTGGGGACTGCCAAGGGCGATGGGTGCTCAGGGTGCTGGGTACAAATAGAAGTGGGTGCTCAGTGTTGGTGGGGCTCAGATTGGTGGGTTCCAAGGGTTGGTGGGTGCTCAGGGTGGTCGGGGCAAAGGGTGACGGGTACAAAAGTTGGGTGCTCAAGTTGGTGGGTGCAATGTGTGGTGGGTGCTCAGGACTGGTGGGTGCGAAGGGAAATGAGTACTCAGGGTGCTGGATGCAAGGGGTGGTAGGTGCAAAGGGCTATGGCTGCAGTGGGCAATGGGTGCTCAGGTTGCTGGGTGCCAGGCGGTGGGTGCTCAGGGTGGTGGGGCAGGAGCTCTCCCCTCGCAGGTGATGGACTCGGGACACTATGAGTGCGTGGCCACCAGCCCGGTGGGTGACACACGCTGGGGCATCACACTGGAAGTGCACGGTGGGTCATGGGGACATCACCGGGGACGCTGTGGCACTGGGGATGAAGCCACCCCACATCTCCATGCACCTCCCCACAGGTGCCAGGCCCGACCTGTCCCCACCTTCCTCTGTGCCGGGGGTCCTCCCTGGGCCACCCTCCACCCCTGTGGTCACCAATGTCACCAAGAACAGTGTCACCCTCAGCTGGAGAGGGAACGAGGACAGCACTGCCACCGGTGTCACCTCCTACATAGTGGAGGCTTTCAGGTACCGCATGAGCATCCCCTCCAGGTGCATGGGGATGTGGTGGCCCAAAGCCACCCCATTGCGGTCCTCTCTATCCCTGGCAGCCAGGAGGAGGGTGGCCCATGGCGGACAGTGGCAGCTGAGGTGGCAGGTGAGAGCCACACTGTGAGTGGCCTCGTCCCCAACACCGTCTACATCTTCCTGGTGCGGGCGGTCAATGCCTATGGGATCAGTGACCCCAGCGGTGCCTCGGAGCCCGTGTGCACCCAAGGTGAGAGGCGGTGGTGAGGGGGGTGATGCCCATGGCCCCAGCACCCTTGGGTGCATCCTTTGTTAGTGATACTAACAGAGGTGCCCATACAGCCAAAACCTTTGTGTGCATCCCCACCCAATGCTCCCAGTAGAATTTCCTGACCCACCATGGGAACAGTGTCACCATAGTACCCACATTGGTGCCCATGTCCCCTCTCACTGCCATGTTTTGGGCAGACCCCAGCACCCCTCAGCCTGGGCTGGACCCCCAGAAGGTGCAGCAGGACCTGGCACGAGTGTCCGTGCACCTCCAGGAGCCTGAGGTGCTTCCCCTGGGTGCCGTCCGCCTCTCCTGGACTGTGAGTGCTGCCCCACACCATCAGTGCAGAGCTCCCAGTGCTAGTACCCAGCACCCATCCGCTCCCATTGCTCCACAGGTGCAGCACCAGGCACCCTTCCTGCAGGGGTACCGGGTGCTGCTGCGGTGCCGCGGTGGGCGCTGGGAGGATGCTCgggtgctgctggcaccaggGGACCGTGGGGTGCTGCTCACTGACCTGCGCCGTGGGCAGCACTACGAGGTCAAGGTGCAGCCCTTCTTCCAACACCTCTATGGGCCAGAGAGCGCAGTGCGAGCCCTGAGCACCCCCGAGGCAGGTGAGAGTGGATGGATGGGGTggtgggacccatagggacaccctGGGGGTGACACCACACATGTGACACCCGCAGCACCCAGTGCCCCTCCGCAAGGTGTCACTGTGACTGGTAACGGCACCAGTGTCCGCATCTCGTGGCAGCCACCTCCACTGGCCGAGCAGAATGGGGTCATCCGGGACTATAGGGTAAGGGGGAGGAGTGAGAGATGTGGGGTGTGATGGGGATGTGAGATGTGATTGTGGGGTGAGATatgaggggtgatggggtgTGATGGGTCCCTTCTATTCCCTCCTGTCACCACCTCCCTATGGCTCCTCACCATCTTCCTCCCCCAGATCTGGTGCCTGGCCAACGAGAGCCGCTTCCACATCAACCAGAGCGTGGAGGGTTCGGTGCTGGTGGCCATGCTGCAGGGCCTGGTCCCCGGTGTCCTGTACCATGCTGAGGTTGCTGCCGCCACCAGCGCTGGGGTGGGTGCCCgcagtgtccccatccccatccgtGTTGGTGAGTTCCTTGTTGCACCCATGGGTTCTGGGTGGCTGTGGTCCCTCCTCAGCACTCCCACCACTGTGTCCCATGTTTCTGCAGCGCTCCCAGTGCAGTGGGACATGGGAATGGCAGGTGGGAGCAGTGTGGCTGGGCGCTTGGCTGCAGTGGCCCGGCAGCCGGTGTTCATTGCTGGTGTTGGTGGCACGTGTTGGCTCATCCTGGCCGCGGTCGCCGCGTGGCTCTACAGCCGCCGCCGGAGGAAGAAGGAGCTCAGCCACTTCACGAGTACAATGGGGTGTCACCCttgggatcccccactcaccATTGACCACCCCAACAGCATCATCCACCTCTCTCCTTGCAGCATCCTTTGCCTACGCACCCAATGGGAAGCCCATGGGGACGCGGCGTGGTGCTCAGCCATCCTCATCCCAACCTCTTCCCGCAGTCGCCTTCCCAGCTCCGGCACACAGGTAACACCCCTGGTATTCCTACCCTGTTCCCAGGATTCCCAGTGCATCTTTTCATCCCATTTCCtcacagggcagccacagctggtGGTTATCCATGGCTGGCAGACACATGGAGTGGTGGTGGCAACAGTTGCTTGAGGACCAATGAGAGATACTACAATGGTGAGAGGTCACCATGCGGATGGGTGGCTTGGGTTGGGAAGGTCATGGTTAACCATGATCATAGAGTCATGGAGTGGTTTGGACTGGAAACGACCATCTAGTTGGAAAGATCATTCAGAAAGGACCAAGGCTGGAAAGATCACCCAGCTCCTACCcactgccaagggcagggatgctgatggtGCTGCCTGTCCTCCACAGATGCTGGTATCACCCGTTACATCACCCAGACGGAGCAATTTGGGGTTGGGCCCACTGAGGGACCTGTCTACAGCACCATTGATGCTGGCGGCGAGGAGCTTCACACCTTCCCTCGTCCCTTCTCCCACCATGGGACCTCCTACCCCCAGTCGATGGATGTCCCGGCCCCACAGGCACCCCGCAGTAGGGTGGTGGGATGGGTGGGGGGACAcatgggtgctggtggcactgccccctccccacaggcccccccagcatccttccTCACCACAGGGACCAAAGGGAAGAAGCTGGGGCAAGCGGTGAAGCCACCGGCCATAAGCTGGACggagctgctgccaccaccccCCTCTGCCAGTGAGCTCAGCCGCTGTgcccaggaggagcaggaggaggaggaggaggatgaagaagcATCTGGAAGGTCAGTGTGGGGACCTAGATGGGGACAGGACATGCTGGCCCCTGCACCCACTGTGTGTCCCCACTCCACAGGTTGGGGATGGAGGGCTGGTATGGTGCTGAGGATGTCGCCTGTGCCACTGCTGCATCCTCACCCACCGCATCCTCTGGCTGCCGGTCCACTGCCACCCTGACACCATCTCCCCACACCACTGAGGACATCCCCCGCCTCCGAGACATCGACAGCCCCTGGTAGGAGATGGGCCTCACTTAGTCCAGGTGTTGCATCAGGGTCTGGATGTCCCAGTATGCTCTGGGTGTCCCATCACAATCCAGACATGCTGTCACcatccagccctgctgtgccacCATGGTCTGACCATGTCATTGAGGTCCAGATGTCTCACAGGGGCACAGATGTCCCACCAGGGTCCAGATATCCTGCTACGGTCCAGACGTCCTTCCATAATCCAGCTGTATTGTCACTATCTGGCCCTGCATGCTCCTGGGGTCCAGGTGTTCCACTGGGGTCTGGATGTCCCACCACAATCCAGATGTCCCTTCGCGATCCATCCATGTTGTCACCATCCATTCCTGCTGTCCATTTGTGCTTCAGGCCCATCCATCCCATTGCCATCCAGTTTTCCCACCACCATATGCGTTCTTTGGCTCcggcacagcacagcaccggGTTGGTTGCACCAGCACTATGGTGGCCACCAAGCTCCTTGCGCTGGCTTCAACCCACACCTTCTTTGCCAGGAGACCCCCCCATGGCACCGGCACccccccaccagcacccagccccCTGCCAAGTCCAGACATGGGTGACGTCCCCCTGTCCCGTGCCCGCTGCCCCCCCAGCACTGGTGAGACCTTGGTGGGACATGATGGGTGGGTTTGGACCCCACCAGCTGTGATGGGGCTGAACCTGTGTCACCCCCAGGGAGAACCCGTGGGGACGCCCCAAAACGTCACCTGAAGCCCAAATGCAGCCGCTACCGCCgggaaaagcagcagggaggtgagaggaaggggaaaacgGGGATGCTCATAGGGGAAAAGAGAGGGATCAGCCCTCTCCTTGCTCTTCACCACAGACCTGCCGCCACCACCGGTGCCACCACCAGGTGAGACCCCCAGGCCTTCAGCAGAGAGGGAGCTGACCGGGGCTGAGCGCAAGGTCACCCATCGTGGTAAGCTGGAGCCACCAACCATGTCCCCAAGAGGTTATGGTGCCACCACCAACCCCCAACCTTGTCCCTCCCATGCAGATGAGGTTGTCCCCTACAGCAAACCCTCCTGCTCCACCACCGGCAGTGTCTCATCCCGCGGCTCCACCAGCTCCCGTGGCCACGGCTCGGGGCACAGCAGGACACCAGGGGAACGTGGGGAAGGGACCGGCCACCGCCGCCGGCCAGGTCCCCACTTCCCAGCACAGGAGAAGAGATGAAGTATAGGGCAAGGGCTGGgaacacagggatggggacttcgggggtgggggggttggTCTTTAATTCGGATGGCACCATGTAAATAGGGTtgcacagagccagcagctgaTGGGTGGCAGTGTAAGGTGGGTACAAGGACACTTGGGTGGGACAAGGACAGTCAGGATGAACaaggatgctagggagggatGATGAGGATCTTCAGGGAGGGACAAGGACCTTGGGAACAAAGGCAATTGGGAGGGATGAGGATGTATGGGAGGGATGAGGCTGCTTGAGGAAGGATGAAAATGGCTGGGGAGGCCAAGGACATCACTAGGGATGAGGACCCATGGAAgggatgaggatgctggggaggaatgAGGAAGGTGCTCAGGGAGGGATGAGGACCATGAGGTGAGACAAGGGTAGTTGCAGGGATAAGGAtggtgggatgggaagagggCAGCTGGAGGGATGAGCATACTTGGTGGTACAAGGACCGCAGAGGGATGAGAGTGATTGGGAGTGACTAAAAAGGTTGGGGACAAGGATGCTTGTGGGGATGAGGACACTGGGGAAGGACAAAGGTGCCCAGGGCTTGAGGATCTCTGGAGAAAAGAGGACACTTGGGACAGACAAGGTTGCTTGGGAGGGACAAGGACATGAGGGAGAGATGAGGAGGATGGTCACAGTGGAACTAGGATGGTGGGAGGAATGAGGAGACTTGTGGGGAGGGTGAGGATGGttggagaaggatgaggatGCTCTGGAGGGGTAAGAAGCCTGGCAATGAGGACACTTGAAAGGGGCACAAGGTCATTCCGGAATGACAAGTTAGCCTGGGAGGGATGAGGACACTTGGGAGGGCCAAGGATGGTTGAGGAGAGACaaggatgaggaggaaggatGGGGAGAGTCAGGAGCAATGAAAACAGTCAGTGTGGATAGGGGTGGTTGAGGGGACAGTGACCCTAGGGAAGGACAAGGACACTTGGGATGGACCAGGATGGTTGGGGaacaaggatgctgaggaggggtGAGGACATTTAGGGagggatgaggatgctgaggaggggtGAGGACATTTagggatgaggatgctgaggaggggtGAGGACATTTAGGGAgggatgaggatgctggggagggatgggcACACTGGGGAAggacaaggatgctggagaaggagggTCACCCCCCACCTTAGTGCCACCCCCTCTGTGGGTGGCTTTTGCTGCAAAGAGCCCCTTTTTGGGCACCACTTAATAAAGCTGGGTTTTGGCTGAGCCGAGGCGACTCCTGCACCCTGGGGACCTCCACGCTCCTgtccctcctgtccccatctcACCGCCCACCCTGGACCAGGGGCTGCCACTGCCTGACCCATGGCCACCTGCAAAGCAAAAGGGGACATCATCCAGCATCCTGCAATGGGTGACACCAGCAGCACCCCTGGTGCCCATCACCAGGCGTTGGGGCAGCACTCACCATACTGCAGGGTGCCCGCAGCTGCCTCCATCCCTATTCTCCGCGGGATTCCCAGTGCTGTCCCCCAATCCCAGGGTGGAATGGGGAATCCTGGTGTGAAGATCCTCTCCAAGGGTGATGGTGGCGGTGAGGGACCTGCTATGGAGATGGCAGCATCACTGTAGTGTCATGATGGGACCACCTTCCTGCAGGGGTGATGATGCTGAGGAACAGAGCGGGGATGTGGGGACCCTTCCTCACCTCTGAGGGTCCCATCGGTGTCCTCAAGGCCAAAGCAAAGGCCATCGACAGCCACGGCCAGCGCCCTGGCAAAGCTGGcatccaggaggaaggagccatCGCAGGAGCTCACTAGGCTGCAGCGGGTGCTGGTGAAGTTGTCCTCTGAGACAGACCCCCACCCGTTCAGCAGTGACCCCACTGGGGAGCCCCTCGCCGCTGGTTGctcttcatcctcctcatcctcctcctcgcCCAGCTCGGAGGCTGGTGGCCCATAGATGTAGCCGTAGGTGTGCAATGGGGAGATGGACAGTGGTGCGGTGGGTGCTGCGGGGCTGCAGGGGACACAGTGAGGACCATGGGTGCTGCCACCACAGTGGGGTCCCAGGGTCATTTCCATGGAGGGGGACATGTCCAGGGCCACTGGTGAGCAGGGGGGTGCTGTGCACTTACTGCAGCTCTTTACAGGGGACGTAGGGACACACAGAGGATCCCAGGGAACAGGGAGCATCCCAGGGATGGGAGGTACCTGGTGCAGTTG
Above is a genomic segment from Melopsittacus undulatus isolate bMelUnd1 chromosome 15, bMelUnd1.mat.Z, whole genome shotgun sequence containing:
- the ROBO3 gene encoding roundabout homolog 3: MLRYLLKTLLQMNLFADTLGVDGSNSSELLLGINRTIASLHLPGLDPGNGSHPQLEDSAPRIVEHPTDVLVSRGDPATLSCKAEGRPPPAVEWYKDGERVETDREEPRSHRSLLPGGSLFFLRVLHGRRGRHDEGVYVCVARNHLGQATSRNASLHVAVLRDEFRQPPGDVVVAAGEPAVLECVPPRGHPEPSVSWKKNGARLSATDERLTLRGGKLMLANTRKSDAGVYVCVATNVVGEKDSEPAELVVLERPVFGRRPLNQAVLVEGTVEFPCEALGDPQPSARWRKEEGEMPTGRWEVLPDNTLRIVWLRPEDEGTYTCVADNSVGHSEASGTLMVHVPPQLVTGPRDQIVPIGHSVTFQCQSRGNPPPAVFWQKEGSQTLLFPGQSPHPSGRFAVSPGGSMTILDVQRSDSGHYLCQAISVAGSILAKARLDVEEAPVIQWGPTNHTVLPAGATVRLPCPVWGGGDPVANVGWLKDGNVLVGAEPRASLQENGSLRITGLRVMDSGHYECVATSPVGDTRWGITLEVHGARPDLSPPSSVPGVLPGPPSTPVVTNVTKNSVTLSWRGNEDSTATGVTSYIVEAFSQEEGGPWRTVAAEVAGESHTVSGLVPNTVYIFLVRAVNAYGISDPSGASEPVCTQDPSTPQPGLDPQKVQQDLARVSVHLQEPEVLPLGAVRLSWTVQHQAPFLQGYRVLLRCRGGRWEDARVLLAPGDRGVLLTDLRRGQHYEVKVQPFFQHLYGPESAVRALSTPEAAPSAPPQGVTVTGNGTSVRISWQPPPLAEQNGVIRDYRIWCLANESRFHINQSVEGSVLVAMLQGLVPGVLYHAEVAAATSAGVGARSVPIPIRVALPVQWDMGMAGGSSVAGRLAAVARQPVFIAGVGGTCWLILAAVAAWLYSRRRRKKELSHFTTSFAYAPNGKPMGTRRGAQPSSSQPLPAVAFPAPAHRAATAGGYPWLADTWSGGGNSCLRTNERYYNDAGITRYITQTEQFGVGPTEGPVYSTIDAGGEELHTFPRPFSHHGTSYPQSMDAPPASFLTTGTKGKKLGQAVKPPAISWTELLPPPPSASELSRCAQEEQEEEEEDEEASGRLGMEGWYGAEDVACATAASSPTASSGCRSTATLTPSPHTTEDIPRLRDIDSPWRPPHGTGTPPPAPSPLPSPDMGDVPLSRARCPPSTGRTRGDAPKRHLKPKCSRYRREKQQGDLPPPPVPPPGETPRPSAERELTGAERKVTHRGKLEPPTMSPRGYGATTNPQPCPSHADEVVPYSKPSCSTTGSVSSRGSTSSRGHGSGHSRTPGERGEGTGHRRRPGPHFPAQEKR